In Silene latifolia isolate original U9 population chromosome X, ASM4854445v1, whole genome shotgun sequence, the following proteins share a genomic window:
- the LOC141620186 gene encoding uncharacterized protein LOC141620186 — MDLLYHEEKANVVADALSRKSIHALISAKSRVRMLGELRKMGIYMIRRGETIGDMTIEPELYEEIRELQKEDARIQKWRNEVEQAGAEPYSKFSIHSDGSLRFGQRWCVPANEELKKKILTEAHDTPYSVHPGGDKLYKDLKKTFWWPNMKKEVAEFVSRSLTCQRVKGEHKRPQGKVQPLDVPEWKWESISMDFIVGLPRTQRGYRLRQRFQVSIQVLAGIALIDGQIIEAKDESFSGMTRRRAIDTRRSDISFEVGEKLRRYLSDPSHVLMSPEVIELDEQLSYLETPKEILDRKVRKTRNGETALVKVLWTNHNVEEATWETEASMRESYPHLFA, encoded by the exons atggacttACTCTATCATGAAGAGAAAGCGAATGTCGTAGCCGATGCTTTAAGTCGGAAGTCTATCCATGCCCTGATCAGTGCCAAATCCAGGGTGAGAATGCTTGGTGAGCTAAGGAAGATGGGGATTTACATGATCCGACGAGGTGAGACCATTGGAGATATGACAATTGAGCCGGAGTTGTATGAGGAGATTCGAGAGCTACAGAAAGAGGATGCTAGGATTCAGAAATGGCGCAATGAGGTAGAGCAGGCAGGTGCAGAACCTTACTCAAAATTCAGTATCCATTcggatgggagcttgaggtttggACAGAGGTGGTGTGTGCCAGCTAACGAGGAACTGAAGAAGAAAATTCTCACTGAGGCACATGATACTCCTTATTCTGTACACCCTGGAGGGGATAAGttatacaaggacctcaagaagacgttttggtggcctaatatgaagaaggaAGTCGCTGAGTTCGTGTCTCGAagtttgacatgccagagggtGAAGGGTGAGCACAAGAGACCACAGGGGAAAGTTCAGCCGCTAGatgtgccagagtggaagtgggagagtaTTTCCATGGACTTCATCGTTGGGTTGCCTCGGACTCAaagag GATATCGTCTCCGACAGAGATTCCAGGTTTCTATCCAAGTTCTGGCAGGAATTGCACTCATTGATGG tcaGATTATCgaggcaaaagatgagagcttcTCGGGAATGACGAGAAGAAGAGCTATCGACACTAGGAGAAGTGACATTTCTTTCGAGGTGGGAGAGAAG TTGCGGAGGTACTTgagcgatccatcacatgtgttgatGAGTCCTGAGGTGATCGAGTTGGATGAGCAGTTGTCCTATCTGGAGACACCTAAGGAGATTTTGGACAGGAAAGTGAGGAAAACCAGGAATGGAGAGACAGCTTTGGTGAAAGTCTTGTGGACTAACCAcaatgttgaggaagctacatgggagactGAGGCTTCCATGAGGGAGAGCTATCCACACCTGTTTGCATga